The DNA window CTGGAAGCGCTTTACCGCAAGGGCGCGGAAACGGCCGCCCATATCGCCGAGCGGACGCTGGGCAAGGTCAAGAAAAAACTCGGCCTGCTGCCCCGCTGACCCGCATCCCGCATAACAAAAAAATCCGCTCTTCCCGCGACACGCGCCGGGAGAGCGGATTTTTTTGTATTCCGTTTTTTACCACCACAGGCGCGAAAAGATCAGCGCCGTGCCGACGACCGTGACGAGCAGCGAATGGATCTCGCTTTTCAACAGGACCGAAGCGTCGTACCCGCCGGAGCCGACATGGGCAAGGGCTTCGCGGGAAAAGTTCTTCGGCACGAAGCGCCCGACGCGCTTTTTGTAATCCTCGTACTCCCGGCCGAACTTCCGCGCCAAAAACGCCTCTTCATGAGGCACGATCAGCGCGCCGTAGAGCACGCAAAACGCCGCCAGGAACACAACCGTGGGCACGTTGCCCGACATCCAGGCCCAGCCCAGTCCCAGCAGACCGTTGGCCACGTACAGCGGATTGCGGACCAATGCGTAGGGGCCCCACGTCGCCAGGCGCTGGGCCTTGACTTCCTCGCCGCGGTAAAGCGTGATGCAGCCCACGCCCCAGAAGCGCAGCAGCTGCCCGAGCGCCACCAGGATCAGACCGGGGACGATGCGGGCGGGCAGCGGGCGCGCCAGGGCGAGAATCACGACGAACAGCACCGTCCAAATGCCGCCGCGCTGTTTGAACGCCCAGGCGCGAAGTTTCTGCAAAGCGTTATTCCCCATTGTTCCGCTCCTCTTCGATCAGTTCGTCCCGGGAACCGCTGATGATCTTCTCCGCCGTGCCCCAGCCGATCATGCGGATGGCGACGATGCAGCCCATGAAGATAGCCAGATATTCCGTGAAAAAACGGCAGATGACGGCCATGATTCCCGCCATGTTCTCCGGCATCAGCAGGCCGAAAATCGCGGCGCCGCCGCCCTCGGCCACGCCGCTGGCGCCGGGCGTGGGGATGAAGTAGAGAATGAACATGAACATGGCCTGCGCCAGCACGGCGTGCAGATAATGGACCGGCAGCCTCACCGCGTGCATCAGCAGCGGCAGCACGGAGAACAGCGCCACCAGATGGCAGACGGAAAGCAGGAACGCGCCGATAAAATACGGCAGCCCGGGGCCGACCATGCGCTTCACGTTTTCGGAATAGCTGTCGATTTCGGAACAGGTGACGCGGTAGGCGCGCAGCACGCGCAGCCGGCTGAACCATTTGAACTTCTTCAGCCAGAGGAACATGGCGCAGCAAAAGCGCTTGATCATGTCGGCCTTGAGGATGCTGAGGATAAAAACGACCCACATGACCACCGACAGGATCCCCACGTAAAAGAACACGCCCTTGACCAGCACGCCGCCGGCCGCCAGCTGCGGCACCGTCAGAAAAGCCACCGGCGCCGCGATGCTCAGCAGAAAGGTGCTGAACAGCGTGCGGATCAGCGTGATGGCGATGCCCGAGCCGACCGGCACGCCCGACTTGTACAGTACGTAGACCTGGAACGGGCCGCCGCCGACCTGCATGGGCGTCAGCGCGCAGCCGAAATAGTGCAGCCAGGTCAGCACCAGACCGCGGACAAAACGGATCCTGTAGCCCATGGCCCGCGCCGTCAGGCAAAAACGCGAAGCGTCGCAGCTCCAGGCCAGAAAGACCATCATCAGCACGTACAAAATGTTGATCTTCCTCATGTGCATAAACGCGTGAAGCGCGTGCTTGTCCACGCTTACACAGATGATCAGCGCGCCGACGCCCAGCGTCAGGAACAGAAAGATCGCCAGTCCTTTTCGCAA is part of the Pyramidobacter porci genome and encodes:
- a CDS encoding methyltransferase family protein — protein: MGNNALQKLRAWAFKQRGGIWTVLFVVILALARPLPARIVPGLILVALGQLLRFWGVGCITLYRGEEVKAQRLATWGPYALVRNPLYVANGLLGLGWAWMSGNVPTVVFLAAFCVLYGALIVPHEEAFLARKFGREYEDYKKRVGRFVPKNFSREALAHVGSGGYDASVLLKSEIHSLLVTVVGTALIFSRLWW
- a CDS encoding lysylphosphatidylglycerol synthase transmembrane domain-containing protein, which gives rise to MSLRKGLAIFLFLTLGVGALIICVSVDKHALHAFMHMRKINILYVLMMVFLAWSCDASRFCLTARAMGYRIRFVRGLVLTWLHYFGCALTPMQVGGGPFQVYVLYKSGVPVGSGIAITLIRTLFSTFLLSIAAPVAFLTVPQLAAGGVLVKGVFFYVGILSVVMWVVFILSILKADMIKRFCCAMFLWLKKFKWFSRLRVLRAYRVTCSEIDSYSENVKRMVGPGLPYFIGAFLLSVCHLVALFSVLPLLMHAVRLPVHYLHAVLAQAMFMFILYFIPTPGASGVAEGGGAAIFGLLMPENMAGIMAVICRFFTEYLAIFMGCIVAIRMIGWGTAEKIISGSRDELIEEERNNGE